Proteins encoded together in one Procambarus clarkii isolate CNS0578487 chromosome 67, FALCON_Pclarkii_2.0, whole genome shotgun sequence window:
- the LOC138355495 gene encoding balbiani ring protein 3-like, whose translation MGSKMVKCSCISDGTPSCKDKCSCISDGTPSCKDKCSCISDGTPSCKDKCSCISDGTPSCKDKRSCISDGTPSCKDKRSCISDGTPSCKDKRSCISDGTPSCKDKRSCISDGTPSCKDKRSCISDGTPSCKDKRSCISDGTPSCKDKRSCISDGTPSCKDKRSCISDGTPSCKDKRSCISDGTPSCKDKCSCISDGTPSCKDKRSCISDGTPSCKDKRSCISDGTPSCKDKRSCISDGTPSCKDKRSCISDGTPSCKDKRSCISDGTPSCKDKRSCISDGTPSCKDKRSCISDGTPSCKDKCSCISDGTPSCKDKRSCISDGTPSCKDKRSCISDGTPSCKDKRSCISDGTPSCKDKRSCISDGTPSCKDKRSCISDGTPSCKDKRSCISDGTPSCKDKRSCISDGTPSCKDKRSCISDGTPSCKDKRNCISDGTPSCKDKRSCISDGTPSCKDKRSCISDGTPSCKDKRSCISDGTPSCKDKRSCISDGTPSCKDKCSCISDGTPSCKDKRSCISDGTPSCKDKRSCISDGTPSCKDKRSCISDGTPSCKDKRSCISDGTPSCKDKRSCISDGTPSCKDKRSCISDGTPSCKDKRSCISDGTPSCKDKRSCISDGTPSGKKNLFIFLLPFILF comes from the coding sequence GTCAAGTGCAGCTGTATTAGTGACGGAACACCTTCCTGCAAGGACAAGTGCAGCTGTATTAGTGACGGAACACCTTCCTGCAAGGACAAGTGCAGCTGTATTAGTGACGGAACACCTTCCTGCAAGGACAAGTGCAGCTGTATTAGTGACGGAACACCTTCCTGCAAGGACAAGCGCAGCTGTATTAGTGACGGAACACCTTCCTGCAAGGACAAGCGCAGCTGTATTAGTGACGGAACACCTTCCTGCAAGGACAAGCGCAGCTGTATTAGTGACGGAACACCTTCCTGCAAGGACAAGCGCAGCTGTATTAGTGACGGAACACCTTCCTGCAAGGACAAGCGCAGCTGTATTAGTGACGGAACACCTTCCTGCAAGGACAAGCGCAGCTGTATTAGTGACGGAACACCTTCCTGCAAGGACAAGCGCAGCTGTATTAGTGACGGAACACCTTCCTGCAAGGACAAGCGCAGCTGTATTAGTGACGGAACACCTTCCTGCAAGGACAAGCGCAGCTGTATTAGTGACGGAACACCTTCCTGCAAGGACAAGTGCAGCTGTATTAGTGACGGAACACCTTCCTGCAAGGACAAGCGCAGCTGTATTAGTGACGGAACACCTTCCTGCAAGGACAAGCGCAGCTGTATTAGTGACGGAACACCTTCCTGCAAGGACAAGCGCAGCTGTATTAGTGACGGAACACCTTCCTGCAAGGACAAGCGCAGCTGTATTAGTGACGGAACACCTTCCTGCAAGGACAAGCGCAGCTGTATTAGTGACGGAACACCTTCCTGCAAGGACAAGCGCAGCTGTATTAGTGACGGAACACCTTCCTGCAAGGACAAGCGCAGCTGTATTAGTGACGGAACACCTTCCTGCAAGGACAAGTGCAGCTGTATTAGTGACGGAACACCTTCCTGCAAGGACAAGCGCAGCTGTATTAGTGACGGAACACCTTCCTGCAAGGACAAGCGCAGCTGTATTAGTGACGGAACACCTTCCTGCAAGGACAAGCGCAGCTGTATTAGTGACGGAACACCTTCCTGCAAGGACAAGCGCAGCTGTATTAGTGACGGAACACCTTCCTGCAAGGACAAGCGCAGCTGTATTAGTGACGGAACACCTTCCTGCAAGGACAAGCGCAGCTGTATTAGTGACGGAACACCTTCCTGCAAGGACAAGCGCAGCTGTATTAGTGACGGAACACCTTCCTGCAAGGACAAGCGCAGCTGTATTAGTGACGGAACACCTTCCTGCAAGGACAAGCGCAACTGTATTAGTGACGGAACACCTTCCTGCAAGGACAAGCGCAGCTGTATTAGTGACGGAACACCTTCCTGCAAGGACAAGCGCAGCTGTATTAGTGACGGAACACCTTCCTGCAAGGACAAGCGCAGCTGTATTAGTGACGGAACACCTTCCTGCAAGGACAAGCGCAGCTGTATTAGTGACGGAACACCTTCCTGCAAGGACAAGTGCAGCTGTATTAGTGACGGAACACCTTCCTGCAAGGACAAGCGCAGCTGTATTAGTGACGGAACACCTTCCTGCAAGGACAAGCGCAGCTGTATTAGTGACGGAACACCTTCCTGCAAGGACAAGCGCAGCTGTATTAGTGACGGAACACCTTCCTGCAAGGACAAGCGCAGCTGTATTAGTGACGGAACACCTTCCTGCAAGGACAAGCGCAGCTGTATTAGTGACGGAACACCTTCCTGCAAGGACAAGCGCAGCTGTATTAGTGACGGAACACCTTCCTGCAAGGACAAGCGCAGCTGTATTAGTGACGGAACACCTTCCTGCAAGGACAAGCGCAGCTGTATTAGTGACGGAACACCTTCCGGCAAGAAGAACCTATTCATCTTTCTCTTACCTTTCATCCTATTctaa